The segment CCTGCATATCAGCAGGAGCTCCTTGGGGAAACCTCTGGCATGGCCCCAGCTGCTGCAAGAGTGCCAGCAGCAATCAGTCGGTTGTTTGGTTGTGAAGCAGCTGGCACATCACTTGACCTCCTCCTTGCCAGGCCACTCTAAATCTCAGTGAGCTACTTCTTTGCAGATCTGCCTGTTGTTGCAGTGATGCAGTGATTAGCTGAAGAGCTCCTGGACTGGGCAGTTAACAAGTTCTTGGCATGCACATAGGCAAAGCCTTCACATGCATCTGCACCATGATTGTAACTATAAGCTTGACTTTCATCCTTTTCTCACAGCTATAactaaattccttttcttttgccacAATACCTGAAACACTGACCACTTTCTGCCTTGTATCCTCCACAGAGGAACTCTATTTTCTCATCCTCGCACAGAAGCACTCAAAAGTATGAGCAAGACGTAAAGGAGGGCTTGAACAGAGCTGCCACTTGCAGTGTGGCATCCCTTTGAGCAAGATAGGTTGGCGTGTCAGATGTCTTCTGGCAGCTCCTAGTTAGACAAAATGAGCAAAAGGCAGCTGGgccctctgggcagcctctcttTACCTCTTTACCCATGCCCCTTCGGGAGCATTTTCTGAGGTAGATTTCCCTTCTCTAGCACTCAGCCCAAGTCCCTTGAAGTCCATAGCgtgttttgtgtttctctttgtgCTGCACACATCCAGGGCAGCAGCTGTATCATGCAGCAGACACACCAAATAGAACATGTGTTTCGCTTTTATTGAAAGCATGAGATGTCTCAAGGCGTTTCCTTGCCTGTGTCAAAATGTGGAAAGTCATATTAACAGCTACTGCCCCGATGGGTATGACCGGGAAGTGGCAAAACCTATGCGTGTAACTACTCTCAGCGTGCACCCCATTAAGATTCAGAGGAGGCTGAAGACTTCTCTGAGGGGTGTTTCTGTCTTGGACACCTGTGAGGCGGACACCTGGAGCCCCATCCACCAAACCCAGCACCACTATCTGGACCTCAAACCAttgaattttcttctggaaaggaACCCACAGCCCACCGTCCCACAGCAGCCCAAGGACACTTCTTCCAATCTGCATATTACTGACTTGCACAGTGACCCACCTGAACAATATACATATGaaaaagctgctctaagctccAAGACTTGAAGAGTGTGGtagttttaaactgaagttaAAGTAACAAATCTAATACCAGCTCTTATTCTCAGTTTGATAACAAGCTgtcctctttctctttgtttacaATATTTCACAAGGAAGGCATTCTCCATGTGAAGATGAGGGATGGCTAAATGCTAAGGAATGTGTCAAATACAAAAGATTAAGGCTGTTATATGAAGGTAACACAGACTCCTAGAGTGTCTGAACACCGTCCTAGAGCAGCTGGATCCTATAATAGTTCTTCAcagacagcaggaaaacaagaaaatccacGTGGTGAAATGAAATGgagctgaaatgaaatgaaacgaaatgaaatgaaatggagcTGACTTGCGAAATGAGACACATGAGAGATCCTGGATATCCTGCATaacagacagacagaaggaaTTACTGGTCTTTCAGTGGGATGGTCATCTTTAATGACTCATCTTTAGATAAAGGTGGTCCACGCACTTGTTTAAGGATGCTGTTCTTtcctaaggaagaaaaaaaaactttccaaCATATCCTCTTCTCAGTGTgaagagaaaaactttttaCATGCCAATTTAAAAACCGTCCAATatgtaaaacattaaaattgtGCGATTTTCTTAGAAAGATGGCATAAAACAGCAAATTCCACTCTTCTCACCACATTGCCCAAGTTTACAAAACCATGCAGAAATGTGTAACAGTTTTTATTAATTGTTATTGTTTGTTTAACAGGTGAGTGACCATTTTCATAAGCAAAAAAGTTcattaaatattctgaaaacaaactaatTCTTGCATTCTACACATACATGGGCATTTCCAAACAAATAACCAATCCATAATGATAACTGTTTGGCAAGATGAAGCAGACAAAAGAAGTTTTAACTTAACAACCTACAGAGgggaaatgtttcaaaaatctGTAACACACCAAGAAACATGAATTTGGGTAGAAACTAACAGGACTGGTGCTTATAAATCAGTTGCACTCTTTTAAAAATCCTCCTCAAATAACTTTCCAGTCTTAATATACTCATCTGCAAAGTGCCCATGGACAATAGTTCAACCATTAGTTGTACAAGTAATTGACACTTCTAAAGAAGTGAAAACGAGTATCAAACATTTATTACATTGCATCCAACCCCGTACAATCGAGCATATGATGCTTCAAGTTACATATTCAtactgaaaaagtattttacCCCGTtgattacattttctttgagcATTGAGTGATGTCAGTGACGAACTAcgaaaaaatgcaaaagcataTAATGTTTAAGAACTCGTGAATATGCACAAAGCCAAGGCATGAGAATTAAACAGACTGGCATCGATTCGCTGGCTACTGTTAGGCAGCTGAGCTGCTTAACTGTCTGTACGTTCATATGAAATGCGCCACAGCAGTGTGGTCAGACAATTTCCGCATCCTGGAGGAATTACACACAGGGTACTTAGCTGTTCAAACTAATTTGTTCTACTAGGCAATCAGGGCTTGTGCATATGGTCAGTTACAGTAGCTTGGCTCAGGCTGTCACACACAAGGAATAACTCAATTGCATTCTCATTTCCCAACCTGCATATGCTTGACGTACAGACAAATTTTGGCCTTTCTGGTGTCTGTGATggcacctcttttttttcaggtctgTCTACTacaactttatttaaaaaataaataaatatcagtacataagagattaaaaaattgGTATGACAGCATAATTGGCACTACCAAGGCTAGCAAAAACACAACTGGAAAATTGAGTAGTTGGGAAATATATCCTTTTTAAGAATTTTGTTTCGTGTTAAGATATTTTTGATGAGTAACTGGATTAGGTTGCACAGACTACTTCAAAAGATTTATCTGCTGTCTTCTATGCCCAGACTGAAATGAAacaaggaggaaataaaaagtgaaaaaactgCATCTGCTGGAGTTCTGTTAAACTTGGATAGGCATTCACTTAGCTCGATTGCTTCTGAGACATGGAGTAGCTGATTGCCTAGAGCAAACATGTTTGCCAAGTCTAGCCCTCAAGTAAACAAAGAACTGCTaattaaagaactgaaaatctACTAACACTAACCAAAGCCAAGTAACAGAGAAGACCAGATGTTATAAACGAAAGGAGAAACACTGCCCCTCTGAGGTCTAAGGCTGGACTAGAAAGAAGGTAGAAAAGTGTTGATTCTCCAAAACACGacacatttgaaaatgaaagtgcTTCTTACTGCTACAAGGACTCAAAGTTTTACGGTATTTCAAGCATGGAAATGCACTAGGgtaggggatttttttttttttaatatctagattgtttattttaatgtgctAACTAAAGTAAAAAGTTGCCTTTTTGAAAAGTTTGCAAAACATGTATATCTAGATTTCACGGTCCTGGTATGTGAAGTGGTGAAACATAAGCTCAAAATTTAAGAGTCGTGGAAAAGCATAATTCAAAGTATAGTTCAACTTCTTCTGGAAGAACTGAGACAGTCAGGGAGAGAGGCAGTGGCTACCAGTGCAGGCTGCATTTAGGTTCCTCTCTGTGGATAACCAACAAGACCTGTCCAAGGAACCACACCAAGGAACCAATAGCTGTAAATCACAGAGGTTCCTGCAAGCTAACCAGGCACCAGCCACGGTGCTGGGATGCAGTGACGTCTATATTGGAGGCACATTGTTGGGTTACAACTAAAACCTTGACTCAGAAAAAAACGTAAGTATTCTTAACTTACCTACCATATGGTAAGAACATAACTTCAAGTTTGTACACTCTCCAGCATCCAAGCATGGATTCCCAGCTCTAATGAGTCTTCCATCAAActgtttctttgttattttaattagaatCCTTTGGATGTTTCATTCATAAATTACTATTTATATATTAAGGTGGAAGACAATGAAAAACTGGTTAATTTGAAACACTATCATACTATTCCCCCCTCTGAATACTAATACACTTATACACACGCACATTCACACGTTTCAATAAATGTATGAATATACGTAGGATTTATGCAAAAAGCACTTTGCTTAAACATGGTCTCCCCCAAACTTCTGCCTCAAAATCAGTCTCgcttaaacaaataaacaaaaaaacctccaaataataaaaagatagCCTTGAGACACCATGTAAAACATCAGGGATAAGCAGCACAACGTGCTACCCCACTTAGCAGAGACAAACCACACTTGTCTGTTGATGGAGTATGACCATCAACCAGGTAAATTACTCTAAATTGAGttctgttttgctgcttctgataCTTGTGGAAGCGGGCATACACTGCAGTCTGCAATACGAGCACACTCACAGAGTTTAATAGCATGCATAGCTCACTGGAGCATCTGTTGATAGTGAAAGGAAAGGCACCAACACTGCATATGCCCCATGCAAATACAAGTGCATCGGGGACGAGAAATGGAAACACAGTAGGAGAATTCAACAGCTTCAGACTACAACAGTGATTGTCCCTACTATACACAGTGGATCACATGAAATCCCATTACTTGCACTACTTATTGTTTCCCTAACATGGCTTTTTCCGCCCTCTTGAACTTCTGTAATTCAATAGCTAGTTCCCAATATCTCAGATACAGCCACATAAGTTTTCCATTTtgacttttgtttctgttcagcaAATTGCCACAGTAGTTATCAtgtttgaaaatatcttttaagcCACTTTCCATATGTAGAGCCACAGCAAGAGGATCAGTTGCTGCTTTAACTAGcagatttttctctatttctaaTCTCTGGCTTCTGGGTACAACGACACTGCAGTAGATGTCCTGTCTTTCTTTAAGACCCTCTTcaaattctttcagtaaaatatttgctCTCTTTTGCCactcttcttcctttgccaGACAACTTTCGTACAAGTTACCTGCTGCTCCAGAGCGCAAAAGGACTTGTTTTTCTCGCTCCAACTTCTCCTGCTCCTGTTCTAGAATCCTTCTTTCTTCTACTAGTTTGCGACTCTGGGACACAAGGGCTTCACGGTAACTCAGGGTTCTGTTCCGTTCCTTTTCAAGCTCCAACTCCAAGTGAGCAACTGTGCGACGATTTTCTGTAATTACATCTCGGTATTTGGCTTCCAGGTCTTTTTGTAAAGATGAATGTTTTTtataatattcctttttttctctttctatttctttttgacATTCTCTGGTCCAGATCCAACCTATCATATACAAATAAGACTTCAGAAATGAGCTAACACATATAACACTGATAGCTATGATTAATTAACTATGCCTCTACAGAAGCTATTAAATGGTAAAAAGccttccttcctgccctccccagTAATAGTCACTGTCCCACAAAATGTAATTCTGTGGATCCGTGTTTTGCagtaagtaattttaaatgatCATGTTTCCTTTGAAGTAAAACCTCCTGTAGTCTTTTATTGTTAAAACAAACACTTCTTGGattaaagaagtaaaataaagttATGGGGAGAGAAACCAGTGGTTACCTAAGCAGGAAGTGCACTGAGAACTTTTCAGGTCCAGTATATAAATACAGtatcatacaatggtttgggttggaagggaccttaaagatcagccagttccaactcccctgacACGGgcagacaccttccactggatcaggttgctaaaAGCCTCATCCGGCCCTgaacctggccctgaacatctccagggatggggcattcatggcatctctgggcaacctgttccagtgcctcatcaccctcacatGAAAAAATTTGTTCCTGgcatccagtctaaatct is part of the Cuculus canorus isolate bCucCan1 chromosome 2, bCucCan1.pri, whole genome shotgun sequence genome and harbors:
- the CCDC127 gene encoding coiled-coil domain-containing protein 127, which encodes MNNLNDPPNWNILPNQREPGGEGSRWNYALLVPMLGLAAFRWIWTRECQKEIEREKKEYYKKHSSLQKDLEAKYRDVITENRRTVAHLELELEKERNRTLSYREALVSQSRKLVEERRILEQEQEKLEREKQVLLRSGAAGNLYESCLAKEEEWQKRANILLKEFEEGLKERQDIYCSVVVPRSQRLEIEKNLLVKAATDPLAVALHMESGLKDIFKHDNYCGNLLNRNKSQNGKLMWLYLRYWELAIELQKFKRAEKAMLGKQ